One window of Acomys russatus chromosome 28, mAcoRus1.1, whole genome shotgun sequence genomic DNA carries:
- the Bloc1s1 gene encoding biogenesis of lysosome-related organelles complex 1 subunit 1, whose product MLSRLLKEHQAKQNERKELQEKRRREAITAATCLTEALVDHLNVGVAQAYMNQRKLDHEVKTLQVQAAQFAKQTGQWIGMVENFNQALKEIGDVENWARSIELDMRSIATALEYVYKGQLQSAPS is encoded by the exons ATGCTGTCCCGCCTGCTCAAAGAACACCAGGCCAAGCAGAATGAACGCAAGGAGCTGCAGG AGAAGAGGAGGCGAGAGGCTATCACTGCAGCGACCTGCCTGACGGAAGCGCTGGTGGATCACCTCAACGTGGG TGTGGCCCAGGCCTACATGAACCAGAGGAAGCTGGACCATGAGGTGAAGACCCTCCAGGTCCAGGCTGCGCAGTTTGCCAAGCAGACCGGCCAGTGGATTGGAATGGTGGAGAACTTCAACCAGGCACTTAAG gaAATCGGGGATGTGGAGAACTGGGCTCGGAGCATCGAGCTAGACATGCGCAGCATCGCCACCGCCCTGGAGTACGTGTACAAAGGGCAGCTGCAGTCTGCACCGTCCTAG